ATCAGGAATAGTCCACAAACTCTGTTCTCAGCTTCAGAGTAAACTTCTGTAAGAAACAAGACAAAGAGAAATAACTCAAATAAAGGAGAAGAAAAGGACAATCATTCCCACCACAATGACTGAAAACTCACTTTAAAGTCGTGGATGtaggtgaagaagaagaagatgaagctGAAGGCCACGATCCACTCACTCACAGCACTCACCAGATGGAACACATTGTCCTGTAATGACAGGGAGAGTCAGATAGAGACTGATATTGTCATGTATAGATTCTCTGGCCTATGAAGCCTACATGGATCCAGAATGTCGTCCATCTTTGTTGTTTAAGTAAGTGGTCTTCTTGGTAAAGATGTGCTCATACTGTACCTCGTCTTCTGTTTTTCTATGCAGTGTGGTTTGTGTCACAAAGACAGCACAGACAACAGCTGAATGGTAAATGAAGGAGATATTTTCTTTGATAAAACAATGATCATTAATGATTAAAATCATTCAGGGTTACTATTGTTTTCAAGGATACTGGGGAAAACTGCCAGGAAGGCTATGGTTGCCATTCCTGTGCGCACACGACACAAGGCCAAGGAACATCCATAGGGGAAGGCTTTATAGGATATAATGGACTGGAGGATGGTGTACAGAACACCAGAAACGAAGAAGAGTAATGCACCTGCATCATGAACTGCCGTAATCGTTGTCTCCTGGGGAAAAATAACACGCCAGAGAGATCATGTATGGAATATCATACTGTCACTTAATGGTACAAAACCCCTCCATCTTCTCACTAAAGGGGTgacaacccactgggcaaaaactggttgaatcaatgttgtttacatatcATTTTAACAAAGAAATTCAATGTGATGATATTGAATAAACATGGAACACTGATTGGATTTCACCGAACTTTTATCTTAAATCCAATTACATcctactgggcacacactggttgaatcaacgtttaataggctaattgaattgacgtctgtgccgtGACATTTTTTTGTTGAATTGACATTAATTGACAACTCAGCCAAATGTGAATCAAAAttagttgttgaactgatgtttgTGCCTTCATGGCAACCTACCTGGAAAGTAGCGACAAAACACATCCCCAAACAAGAAAGCATTCCAATCCAGAAAGCAGCCTGGTTCAGTGCTGGGGGCACATCACCCGTCTTCTCATTGAGCTTCTCCACAAACTTGTATCTGGCATACATGGTGGCCATACCTGTAAAGGATTTGGTATGGCACATGGAGTGAATGCTTTCATTAGCACTTTTCACATTTAGACAGTATACGCTCACAGTAGGCTATTGTAGGCCTATGTGAAACCTGCtgcaatatttatttatttgcacctTAAAACAGAGGTAACAAAGAAAGACAAATATAGTGAAGTGAAATGTAATACTCAGTCAAATGCAATATCTTATCATTTATCGCAGCCCTGTCTAACCATGCATTTTAGCTTTCATTTTCTAAAAAATGGGAAGTGTGAATAAAGCTCTTGGCACTGTCTCTGACCTGGAAAAACCCATGGAGTTTCTTACAggaatagttcacccaaattacaaaataacaaaataaccctgtaagcagtctatggacaagctATGACAGCAAATTATGGTTTGGTTTAGTTTCCCGAGCACGGTTTCCACATGCTaacattttagcatttgtggcacaaatcccatttaaATCATGAGACCAATAtcaacattttttttgtccaaatCATCCAAAAGTATCTCAAATTAAGtgtgaagctcaacaaagtcaAATAGATGATTTGAACATGATGCATGAAAAAATGCTAACATCATCCCATGACATTAGCATGTAGAAACAttgccagggaaactaaaccaaagcatggattgctgtcatataTGGTTCATAGACTGCTTAAAGGGTAAGGAAAACAAATatataatttgggtgaactatccctttacaCTAAGACAAAAAGCTCTTTCATGGTTTTAGTGTCTTTCTGTGCTCACCTGCAAATGCAGTGATGACCGTCATCAAGCCAAAGACACAGCTCTCTGGGGGTTCAGCCCCAGTGTCACTAAAGAAATAATAGTTCAGGGTTAATGTATGTATTAGTGCCATGTCTGGAAGTAATTTTAAATCATCTGGATTTAATTTAAACAATACATTATATTAAAAATTATTATACACATTAAAGTATAACAGAACAGAAAGTGATACAATTTGTTATTTAATGAAATcaaaaaatgtaatcaaagcAAAATCATACCATTGGCATAATCTATTAACCAAAAAGATAATTGCATTTCAAATGTAAAATCATACCATTTGATGACAAATAAATAATCTACGGAACATATTACTGAATAGAGGGCTTTAATTGTTTGAATAGAGCGCTAATTAGTTAAACCATTATTACTTATCTATGCCTTTTAATGTTGAGTTTGCATATGTGTTAAATATCTATCTGCTCAATAAATAAGCTGTTTAAATGTCAAGTGAGGTCACACACCGGACATTAAGTAGTTCACAGGCCCCTACGCTGTAGACTACACAACTGGGAACCAGCCAAGTACAGCGTTCAACTGTGGTGGGGAAAACGAAACTGATTTATTTTTGTTGCAAGAACGCGATATGATTTACGTTAATATCGCCGGTTTTGATGAGTAGAAGTAAAGAAACATTATTTCCATTACCCACActgatttaaataataataagtaAATGTTATTATCACGGTTTAATGAAGAACGGCAAGTTCGTGGAAAAAAAAAATGCTCAGGTTGCTGATAAATAATTATAATCTTACCTTATATACGGGAAGATAACATCCACATCATGCTCGAACAATGCAATTAGGTAGGAAACAATAAACGTGCTAGATGACATGATTACCAAAGAAATTGGTAAAAAGCATATTCCCTCCATGAACCAAAGCATTTTTTCAGCAATAAGGAAAAGTTACCACGCAGACAGACCGACCTAAGTGCAATTAATAAAGAATAAATACGTTGCAGAATACTGTCAGGTAAAATCCCTCTGTCAATATATAATAGAGTTGAGATTTGAAGTAGGATTATAATTTGGCTAATCGGCCACCTAAAAAGTGACATCCCTCACTGAAAACTATACCGTAAATTTATATTTGGCAGTCACGTGGTACAGACAGTATTGAATTTCAGTCATGTTGAGTGTGGGCTGACTTCGGTACCTCGTCCCATAATTTCCGTATGTAACAGAAACTAAGACGCAAAGCTTTACATAAAATGGCTACACATCCTATTCTGAACCTAAATGTATTTCTTTATTTCTAACTTCATTGTTTATTATTCATTCTAATCTGTGTTGTAGGCCTGCAGAGGGATACAACCattctacactgagtatacaaaacattaaggacacctgctgtttccatgacattgactgaccaggtgaatccaggtgaaagctatgatcccctattgatgtcacttgttaaatccacttcaataagtGTATATGATGGGGAGGACACGGGTTAAAGATGGATGTTTTAGCATTTAGACGATTGAGGCATCAATGGTGTTTgggtgccattcagatggtgaatgggcaagacaaaagattgtgTCTTTGAActggatatggtagtaggtgccaggcgcaccagtttgagtcaagaactgcaacgctgttgggtgtttcacgctcaacagttttccgtgtgtgtcaagaatggtccaccacccaaaggacattcagccgacttgacacaactgtgggaagcaattGAGTCTaaatgggccaacatccctgtggaacgctttcatcaccttgtcaaatcaaatcaaattgtattggtcacatatacatatttagcagatgttattatggttgtagcaaaatgcttgtgttccttgctccaacagtgcagtaatatctaactataCACAACAATACAGACACATCTacaagtaaaagaatggaattaagacattttgaaatattaggacgagcaatgttggagtccggagtatagacattatggacagtatgtggagagaatatgtagtatatctgaagaatatgTGGATAGAATAGTATCTGTACAgcactagttgaataggatggcattgactagaatacagtatatacagtacatatgaaatgggtagaacagtatgtaaacattattaaagtgaacagtgttccattattaaagtgaacagtgtcccattattaaagtgaacagtattccattattaaagtgaacagtgttccattattaaagtgaacagtattccattattaaagtgaacagtattccattattaaagtgaacagtattccattattaaagtgaacagtgttccattattaatgtgaacagtgttccattattaaagtgaacagtgttccattattaaagtgaacagtattccattattaaagtgaacagtattccattattaaagtgaacagtgttccattattaaagtgaacagtgttccattattaaagtgaacagtgttccattattaaagtgaacagtattccattattaaagtgaacagtattccattattaaagtgaacagtgttccattattaaagtgaacagtgttccattattaaagtgaacagtattccattattaaa
Above is a genomic segment from Oncorhynchus kisutch isolate 150728-3 linkage group LG19, Okis_V2, whole genome shotgun sequence containing:
- the LOC109896670 gene encoding DNA damage-regulated autophagy modulator protein 1, whose product is MLWFMEGICFLPISLVIMSSSTFIVSYLIALFEHDVDVIFPYISDTGAEPPESCVFGLMTVITAFAGMATMYARYKFVEKLNEKTGDVPPALNQAAFWIGMLSCLGMCFVATFQETTITAVHDAGALLFFVSGVLYTILQSIISYKAFPYGCSLALCRVRTGMATIAFLAVFPTVVCAVFVTQTTLHRKTEDEDNVFHLVSAVSEWIVAFSFIFFFFTYIHDFKKFTLKLRTEFVDYS